The following coding sequences are from one Eucalyptus grandis isolate ANBG69807.140 chromosome 11, ASM1654582v1, whole genome shotgun sequence window:
- the LOC104426376 gene encoding pyridoxal 5'-phosphate synthase subunit PDX1.3 — protein MAGTGVVAVYGNGALTEAKKSTFSVKVGLAQMLRGGVIMDVVNADQARVAEEAGACAVMALERVPADIRAQGGVARMSDPQLIKEIKQAVTIPVMAKARIGHFVEAQILEAIGVDYVDESEVLTLADEDNHINKHNFRVPFVCGCRNLGEALRRVREGAAMIRTKGEAGTGNVVEAVRHVRSVLGDIRVLRNMDDDEVFTFAKKIAAPYDLVMQTKQLGRLPVVQFAAGGVATPADAALMMQLGCDGVFVGSGVFKSGDPAKRARAIVQAVTHYSDPEMLAEVSCGLGEAMVGLNLTDSKVERFASRSD, from the coding sequence ATGGCCGGGACCGGAGTGGTGGCGGTGTACGGGAACGGGGCCCTGACGGAGGCGAAGAAGTCGACCTTCTCCGTCAAGGTGGGGCTCGCCCAGATGCTGCGCGGCGGCGTCATCATGGACGTGGTCAACGCCGACCAGGCCCGCGTCGCCGAGGAGGCCGGCGCGTGCGCCGTCATGGCCCTCGAGCGCGTGCCCGCCGACATCCGCGCCCAGGGCGGCGTCGCCCGCATGAGCGACCCCCAGCTCATCAAGGAGATCAAGCAGGCCGTGACCATCCCCGTCATGGCCAAGGCCCGGATTGGCCACTTCGTGGAGGCCCAGATCCTCGAGGCCATCGGCGTCGACTACGTGGACGAGAGCGAGGTCCTCACCCTCGCCGACGAGGACAACCACATCAACAAGCACAACTTCCGCGTCCCCTTCGTCTGCGGCTGCCGCAACCTCGGCGAGGCCCTCCGCCGCGTCCGCGAGGGCGCCGCCATGATCCGCACCAAGGGCGAGGCCGGCACCGGCAACGTCGTCGAGGCCGTGCGCCACGTGCGCTCCGTGTTGGGCGACATCCGGGTGCTCCGCAACATGGACGACGACGAGGTGTTCACCTTCGCCAAGAAGATCGCTGCCCCCTACGACCTTGTCATGCAGACCAAGCAGCTCGGCAGGCTGCCCGTGGTGCAGTTCGCCGCCGGAGGGgtggcgaccccggccgacgcCGCGCTGATGATGCAGCTGGGCTGCGACGGCGTGTTCGTCGGCTCGGGGGTGTTCAAGAGCGGCGACCCGGCCAAGAGAGCGCGGGCAATTGTGCAGGCGGTGACGCACTACAGCGACCCGGAGATGTTGGCGGAGGTGAGCTGCGGATTAGGGGAGGCCATGGTGGGGTTAAATTTGACGGATTCCAAGGTGGAAAGGTTCGCCAGCCGGTCGGATTGA